From a single Gavia stellata isolate bGavSte3 chromosome 5, bGavSte3.hap2, whole genome shotgun sequence genomic region:
- the LOC132317154 gene encoding LOW QUALITY PROTEIN: syntabulin-like (The sequence of the model RefSeq protein was modified relative to this genomic sequence to represent the inferred CDS: inserted 2 bases in 1 codon; substituted 1 base at 1 genomic stop codon), translating into MKKLAQEKWERAALQKSLGQRQFFVQRETNMETASEYGSEADFRSSGSMGGISAPEVHVSAAGSKRSSFSLNRGPYGRNDGSLSYKFLASPPASCEKDPLSRLGKSQLSPANVRQNHGASSASRSKSGSCKGSNSSSVMRQVFISACQCSAHXLTVSARYISCGDNHSMKPENPEQYLTPLQQKEVTVRHLKTKLKESESRLKEREVEIEELKAQLGRMKEDWVEEECHRVEAELAALEARREVKQLKQVIESMKNSLAEKDKKMQQYFIAISIENKKLESLLQSMEMAQSSSVRDEQCLEHRCDSEGKPLVLCAAMPDSLTTEDQALEEVADSGLLLNEGTANGTDSCEDSLTTITSELSDPAPSSSAVTQEMLASVLDEKVTSFQEEEKVSNVMVEQAIQTDVVPSSLDVEQLIQNIFRAQDACPLSPPSSLKELGEFSPGRFSDSGIVVDLTPSHLNAAILLSPVESPCRKVEHGVNENHFVKERDFTEPHDDEAFGYVKTGIKKRYXLAAPVVPTILWAFRTRRGGTDPVYSIGALFCVCGLVALHSLHHTPFKMRT; encoded by the exons GGAGTGAAGCCGATTTCAGGTCTTCAGGCAGCATGGGCGGTATTTCAGCACCTGAAGTCCAtgtgtctgctgctggaagcaaaagatcttctttttctctcaa CCGTGGCCCTTATGGTCGGAATGATGGATCCTTATCCTACAAGTTCTTAGCCAGCCCACCTGCTTCCTGTGAAAAGGACCCTTTGTCAAGACTGGGCAAAAGCCAGCTGAGTCCTGCTAACGTCCGCCAGAATCACGGGGCTTCTTCAGCCAGCAGGAGCAAGTCAGGCTCATGCAAAGGAAGCAACAGCAGCTCAGTGATGAGGCaagtctttatttcagcatgccAGTGTTCAGCGCACTGACTTACCGTCTCTGCACGGTA caTTTCTTGTGGTGACAATCACAGCATGAAGCCAGAAAATCCAGAGCAGTATTTaactcctctgcagcagaaagaagtTACAGTAcggcatttgaaaacaaagctgaaggaatctGAGAGCAGACTTAAAGAAAG gGAAGTGGAAATAGAAGAActcaaagctcagctgggacGGATGAAGGAAGACTGGGTTGAGGAAGAGTGTCATCgtgtggaggcagagctggccgcCTTGGAAGCAAGAAGGGAAGTTAAACAACTCAAGCAGGTtattgaaagcatgaaaaacagcttggctgagaaagacaaaaaaatgcagcaatacttCATAGCCATTAgcattgaaaacaagaaactggagtctttgctgcagagcatggagatggctcagagcagctctgtgagagatgagcagtgcctggagcacaggTGTGACTCAGAGGGGAAGCCGTTGGTGTTGTGTGCCGCAATGCCAGACAGCCTCACCACAGAGGACCAAGctctggaggaggtggcagatAGTGGGCTGCTTCTTAATGAGGGCACAGCTAATGGGACTGATTCCTGTGAAGACAGTTTGACCACCATAACCTCTGAGTTGAGTGATCCAGCTCCCTCCAGTTCTGCTGTGACTCAAGAGATGCTTGCAAGTGTTCTGGATGAGAAAGTAACTTCtttccaggaggaggaaaaagtcaGCAATGTGATGGTGGAACAGGCCATCCAGACTGACGTGGTGCCATCTAGCCTAGATGTGGAGCAGCtcattcaaaacatcttcagagctCAAGACGCCTGTCCTCTAAGCCCACCGTCTTCACTGAAGGAACTGGGTGAATTTTCTCCTGGAAGGTTCAGTGACTCTGGTATCGTAGTGGACTTAACTCCAAGTCATCTAAACGCTGCCATCCTTTTGTCTCCTGTGGAGTCTCCCTGCAGGAAGGTGGAGCACGGAGTTAATGAAAACCATTTCGTGAAAGAACGTGATTTTACAGAACCTCATGATGATGAAGCCTTTGGGTATGTCAAgacaggaataaagaagagaTA TTTAGCAGCCCCTGTTGTACCAACTATCCTGTGGGCTTTCCGTACTCggagaggaggaacagatcCCGTTTACAGTATTGGAgcattgttttgtgtttgcGGCCTGGTGGCCCTGCACTCTTTACACCATACACCCTTCAAGATGAGAACCTGA